Proteins from a genomic interval of Clostridium scatologenes:
- a CDS encoding CarD family transcriptional regulator, which translates to MVINERKVFVPNYGAGIMTKVEDSKSYDLNKKYVSIFILIDNINLYIPEDRLLGYRIRNIASKESLDKAFDIIKSMPQNIEKKWSKRYKKNNDKIKQGDLFQMCEVIRDLYYLKSNGAIPPGERRILDKVESMVGSEVALILDIEVEDALSEIRKLGK; encoded by the coding sequence ATGGTAATTAATGAACGAAAAGTATTTGTTCCAAATTATGGAGCTGGAATTATGACAAAAGTTGAAGATAGCAAAAGTTATGACTTAAATAAAAAATATGTAAGTATTTTTATTTTAATAGATAATATAAACTTATATATACCTGAGGATAGATTATTAGGATATAGAATAAGGAATATTGCTAGTAAAGAAAGTTTAGATAAGGCTTTTGATATAATTAAAAGTATGCCACAAAATATTGAAAAAAAGTGGAGTAAAAGATATAAGAAAAATAATGATAAAATAAAACAAGGGGATTTGTTTCAAATGTGTGAAGTAATACGTGATTTATATTATCTAAAATCTAATGGAGCAATTCCACCAGGTGAAAGGAGGATATTAGATAAAGTTGAAAGCATGGTAGGAAGTGAGGTAGCATTAATATTAGATATTGAAGTTGAAGATGCATTAAGTGAAATAAGAAAATTAGGTAAATAA